The Mucilaginibacter yixingensis genome window below encodes:
- a CDS encoding dihydrofolate reductase family protein, translating to MRRVILNVAVSLDSFIEGPNGEYDWCFADQDYGMTEFFSQIEIIFMGRKSYDLIKRTGDINAFPQYKFVFSDTLMPEENPAVEIIRKADFLSEVQKIRTSPGGDIWLFGGAELVSAFVQAGLVDELLLSIHPILLGSGKPLFEHIDRTSLQFMGSKSYSSGLLQARYGLV from the coding sequence ATGCGTAGAGTTATCTTAAATGTGGCCGTGAGCCTGGATAGTTTTATTGAAGGCCCCAACGGCGAGTATGATTGGTGCTTTGCCGATCAGGATTATGGCATGACCGAGTTTTTCAGCCAGATCGAGATCATTTTTATGGGCCGCAAAAGCTATGACCTGATTAAGCGTACGGGCGATATCAATGCTTTCCCGCAATACAAGTTTGTATTTTCAGACACGCTGATGCCCGAAGAAAATCCGGCAGTAGAAATTATTCGCAAAGCTGATTTTCTGAGTGAAGTGCAAAAAATCAGAACAAGTCCTGGTGGTGATATCTGGTTGTTTGGCGGGGCCGAGCTGGTATCTGCATTTGTGCAGGCCGGCCTGGTTGATGAGTTGCTGCTATCTATTCACCCTATTTTATTAGGCAGCGGCAAGCCATTGTTTGAGCATATCGATCGTACTAGTTTACAATTTATGGGTTCGAAGAGTTATTCGAGCGGATTGTTGCAGGCCAGGTATGGATTGGTGTAG
- the serS gene encoding serine--tRNA ligase: MLQVNYIRDNREQVLERLAVKNFKQPELVDEIISLDKERRRLQTSSEELQAKANAEAKKIGELMKSGQKDEAEKLKAYTTELREIIKVNTTELTAIEENLQQKIVLLPNLPHSSVPKGLTPEENEIVLENGAKPELPASALPHWELAAKYDLIDFELGVKITGAGFPVYKGKGAKLQRALIAFFLDEAEKAGYNEVIPPLVVNEASGFGTGQLPDKEGQMYFVNQDGLYLIPTAEVPITNLYRDVILKADELPVRNCGYTPCFRREAGSYGAHVRGLNRLHQFDKVEIVQVVNPETSYNVLEDMSAHVQGLLQKLGLPYRVLRLCGGDMGFASALTYDMETWSAAQQRWLEVSSVSNFETFQSNRLKLRFKNAEGKTQLAHTLNGSALALPRIVATLLENNQTENGIKIPEALVPYTRFEWIGESN, translated from the coding sequence ATGCTGCAAGTTAATTATATCCGCGATAACCGCGAACAGGTTTTGGAACGTTTGGCTGTAAAAAATTTCAAACAGCCCGAGTTGGTCGATGAGATCATCAGTCTTGACAAAGAACGCCGCCGCCTGCAAACTTCCAGCGAAGAACTGCAGGCCAAAGCCAATGCCGAAGCCAAAAAGATTGGCGAGCTAATGAAAAGCGGCCAGAAAGACGAGGCCGAAAAGCTGAAAGCTTACACTACCGAGCTGCGCGAAATCATCAAGGTAAACACTACCGAGCTTACTGCTATTGAAGAAAATCTGCAGCAAAAAATTGTATTGCTGCCCAACCTGCCGCACTCATCTGTACCAAAAGGGCTAACACCTGAGGAAAACGAGATAGTTTTAGAAAATGGCGCCAAGCCAGAACTGCCTGCCAGCGCGCTGCCGCATTGGGAGCTGGCTGCCAAATATGATTTAATTGATTTTGAACTGGGCGTAAAAATTACCGGCGCCGGGTTCCCTGTTTATAAAGGCAAGGGTGCTAAACTGCAACGTGCCTTAATTGCTTTCTTTTTAGATGAAGCCGAAAAAGCTGGTTATAACGAGGTGATCCCACCGCTGGTGGTAAACGAGGCGTCGGGCTTCGGTACCGGTCAGCTGCCGGATAAAGAGGGACAGATGTATTTTGTAAATCAGGATGGTTTATACCTGATCCCAACTGCGGAGGTGCCTATCACCAACCTGTACCGCGATGTGATATTGAAGGCCGACGAACTGCCGGTGCGTAACTGCGGTTATACCCCATGTTTCCGTCGCGAGGCTGGTTCATATGGTGCCCACGTGCGCGGACTGAATCGTTTGCACCAGTTTGATAAAGTAGAGATTGTACAGGTGGTAAACCCTGAAACATCATACAATGTACTGGAAGATATGAGTGCCCATGTGCAAGGCCTGTTGCAAAAGTTGGGCCTGCCATACCGTGTGCTGCGTTTGTGCGGCGGCGATATGGGCTTTGCATCTGCCCTGACTTATGATATGGAAACCTGGAGCGCAGCACAACAACGCTGGCTGGAGGTATCATCCGTATCAAACTTTGAAACCTTCCAGAGCAATCGCCTCAAATTGCGCTTCAAAAATGCAGAGGGTAAAACTCAGCTAGCTCACACCTTAAACGGCAGCGCACTGGCCCTGCCGCGTATTGTGGCTACATTGTTAGAGAACAACCAGACCGAGAATGGCATCAAAATTCCTGAAGCGCTGGTACCTTACACCAGATTTGAGTGGATTGGCGAATCCAACTAA
- a CDS encoding cytochrome ubiquinol oxidase subunit I, which produces MNVEILARVQFAFTIAFHYIYPPLSIGLGLIMVIMEAMYLRTGKKLYEQMTKFFVRIFALIFGIGVATGIVMEFEFGTNWAVYSKYVGDVFGSALAAEGIFAFALESGFLGVLLFGWNKVRPWVHFLATLMVTVGSMFSAVWIVVANSWQQTPAGFHIVGTGLNARAQITDFWAMVFNPSSVQRLTHVWLGAFLSGAFLVLSISAYYLVKRRHLEFSKAAFKISLVVATVCSLLQLVAGHESAKVVAEYQPAKLAALEGHYPKDSVADMYLFGYVDQNKQQVKGVAIPGGLSFLTKGDFKKPVTGLNNFKPEDRPKAVNFVFQTYHLMVACGMLMIGLSLLGCYLWWRGKLFEQRWLMRIFAFSVLLPQIANQVGWYSAEVGRQPWVVYGLLRTSKALSQAVTAGEIVFSLILFSWVYLVLFVLFIYILNKKIKHGPYDEENLDHSPRHIEMVDALS; this is translated from the coding sequence ATGAATGTCGAGATCCTGGCCCGCGTGCAATTTGCATTTACCATTGCGTTCCACTATATCTATCCACCGTTAAGTATTGGTCTTGGTTTAATCATGGTTATCATGGAGGCCATGTACCTGCGTACCGGCAAAAAGCTGTATGAGCAGATGACCAAGTTTTTTGTGCGCATCTTCGCACTCATTTTTGGCATTGGCGTAGCTACCGGCATTGTAATGGAGTTTGAGTTTGGCACCAACTGGGCCGTTTACTCCAAATATGTGGGCGACGTGTTTGGCAGCGCACTGGCAGCCGAAGGTATTTTTGCCTTCGCGCTGGAATCAGGCTTTCTGGGCGTGCTGCTCTTCGGTTGGAACAAGGTACGCCCCTGGGTGCATTTTCTGGCTACGCTGATGGTAACCGTGGGTTCTATGTTTTCGGCCGTGTGGATTGTGGTGGCCAACTCGTGGCAGCAAACCCCGGCAGGTTTCCATATAGTAGGTACCGGCCTGAATGCCCGTGCACAGATTACCGATTTTTGGGCCATGGTGTTTAACCCATCATCAGTACAGCGTTTAACGCACGTATGGCTGGGCGCTTTCCTTTCCGGAGCCTTCCTGGTGTTGAGCATCAGCGCTTATTACCTGGTTAAAAGACGCCACCTGGAGTTTTCAAAGGCGGCTTTTAAAATATCATTAGTGGTGGCTACTGTTTGTTCACTGCTTCAACTGGTGGCTGGGCATGAATCTGCCAAAGTGGTGGCCGAGTATCAGCCTGCAAAACTAGCGGCGCTTGAGGGGCATTATCCTAAAGATAGCGTGGCCGATATGTATCTGTTTGGTTATGTAGATCAGAACAAGCAACAGGTAAAAGGTGTAGCCATTCCCGGCGGGTTGAGTTTTTTGACCAAAGGCGATTTTAAAAAGCCGGTAACCGGATTGAATAACTTTAAACCCGAGGATCGCCCGAAGGCCGTCAATTTTGTATTTCAGACCTACCACCTGATGGTGGCCTGCGGTATGCTGATGATTGGTCTTTCGCTGCTGGGCTGCTATTTGTGGTGGCGCGGTAAACTGTTTGAGCAACGCTGGTTGATGCGCATATTCGCCTTTTCGGTACTGCTACCACAAATTGCCAACCAGGTAGGTTGGTACAGTGCCGAAGTGGGCCGCCAGCCTTGGGTGGTGTATGGTTTGTTGCGTACATCAAAAGCACTATCGCAAGCGGTAACGGCAGGCGAGATTGTTTTCTCACTCATTCTGTTCAGCTGGGTGTACCTGGTGCTGTTCGTGTTGTTCATCTATATTCTGAACAAAAAGATTAAACACGGACCGTATGATGAGGAAAACCTTGACCACAGTCCGCGGCATATTGAGATGGTAGACGCGCTGTCGTAA
- the rmuC gene encoding DNA recombination protein RmuC: MELFVLAAGAIMLLAAIIIILKRPAGGTDSAEQQRLLAENNQLNIDLARATERSEWLLNERDNTARLLQDERLRFESQLKAYNDELGAERMRTTAAEQSLRAQRERLAEQELYLQELQQKLRLEFENVAGKLLEEKSQKFADTNRASLDQLLNPLKENIKLFEEKVEKVYKAESDERNVLKGEISRLMELNKQISEEANNLTRALKADTKKQGNWGEVILDRILEASGLLEGESYTKQGKGMGLEDEDGNRFQPDVIVNLPDNKHIIIDSKVSLLAYERLVNSNTDEERDLHLRQHIISIKNHINNLGGKNYQSLYGLRSPDFVLLFVPIESSFAIAIQHDIDLFEFAWNKKVVLVTPSTLLATLKTVASIWKQEQQTRNAIDIATKAGALYDKFVGFMDDLQGIGDHIDRSKKAYNDAFGKLSTGSGNLVGRVETLKKLGAKATKQLDERLISEE, encoded by the coding sequence ATGGAACTATTCGTTTTAGCTGCCGGGGCTATAATGTTGCTGGCCGCAATCATCATCATATTAAAACGTCCGGCCGGCGGTACTGACAGCGCCGAACAACAGCGTTTATTGGCAGAAAACAATCAATTAAATATTGATCTGGCCCGCGCTACCGAGCGCAGCGAGTGGTTGCTTAATGAGCGCGACAATACTGCCCGTTTGCTACAGGATGAACGCTTGCGTTTTGAAAGTCAACTTAAAGCTTACAACGATGAATTGGGGGCCGAGCGCATGCGTACCACAGCGGCTGAACAATCGCTAAGAGCACAGCGTGAGCGACTGGCCGAGCAGGAACTTTACCTGCAAGAGCTACAACAAAAGTTACGATTAGAATTTGAAAACGTGGCTGGTAAACTGCTGGAAGAAAAATCGCAGAAATTTGCCGATACCAACCGCGCCAGCTTAGATCAGCTGCTCAATCCGCTGAAAGAGAATATCAAGCTGTTTGAGGAAAAGGTAGAGAAGGTTTATAAGGCCGAATCAGACGAGCGGAATGTGTTGAAAGGAGAGATCTCCCGACTGATGGAACTAAACAAGCAGATTAGCGAGGAAGCTAACAACCTTACCCGCGCCCTCAAAGCCGACACCAAAAAGCAAGGCAACTGGGGCGAGGTAATCTTAGACCGGATACTGGAGGCATCGGGCCTGTTAGAGGGCGAGAGCTACACCAAACAAGGCAAAGGTATGGGATTGGAGGATGAGGATGGCAACCGTTTCCAACCCGATGTAATTGTGAACCTGCCGGATAATAAGCATATCATCATCGACTCGAAAGTGTCGTTGCTGGCTTATGAGCGATTGGTAAACAGCAATACCGATGAGGAGCGCGATCTGCATCTGCGCCAGCACATTATCTCTATTAAAAACCACATCAATAACCTGGGAGGAAAAAACTATCAAAGCTTATACGGCCTGCGCTCGCCAGATTTTGTATTGCTGTTTGTGCCTATTGAATCGTCGTTTGCTATAGCTATTCAGCACGATATTGATCTGTTTGAGTTTGCCTGGAACAAAAAGGTGGTACTGGTAACCCCTTCAACTCTGTTGGCTACGCTAAAAACCGTTGCCAGCATCTGGAAACAGGAGCAGCAAACCCGCAACGCCATTGATATTGCCACCAAGGCAGGTGCGTTGTATGATAAATTTGTAGGTTTTATGGACGACCTGCAGGGCATTGGCGATCATATTGACCGGTCTAAAAAAGCTTACAATGATGCTTTTGGCAAGCTATCTACCGGCAGCGGTAATTTGGTTGGCCGGGTAGAGACGTTGAAGAAGCTGGGCGCAAAGGCAACAAAGCAGCTGGATGAACGGTTGATAAGTGAAGAGTGA
- a CDS encoding glycosyltransferase family 4 protein produces MKVLILTHRIPFPQNGGYPIVVGNTIRGLVDAGHDVSLVSLNTEKRYEDSPPPDDELLQRIQYRSYDIDTSVSLMDALLNLFSHDSANINRYYDPAFERLLIREVRNNPYDIIQFEGLFVAPYLEEVRKHTKAKLVYRAHNIEHQVWQRLAHQKSDPLKKLFLKLIAGRVKRYELQHMNSFDAMSVFTEQDRLTMIQYGATGKIEVIPVSINMSKYRPNLHQTEFPSLFFLGSLNWMPNREGIEWFLQSFHQDFVDGNLRCRFYVAGNDIPEQFDEYEALGKIFIQGEVDDALEFVNSKSIMIVPLLSGGGMRVKIVEGMAMQKCIISTTLGAEGIAYTKGQDILIADTREEFLRAINRCVSDEEYCTRIGRNARKLVEQQYDITAINKHLVKFYNDVLSV; encoded by the coding sequence TTGAAAGTATTGATTCTAACACATCGTATTCCGTTTCCACAAAACGGCGGCTACCCCATTGTGGTGGGCAATACCATCCGCGGGCTGGTGGATGCCGGGCACGATGTATCGTTGGTTTCATTAAACACAGAAAAGCGCTACGAAGACTCGCCGCCACCTGATGACGAACTGCTGCAAAGAATTCAATACCGCTCTTATGATATTGATACCAGCGTATCGCTGATGGACGCGTTGCTCAACCTGTTTAGTCATGATTCGGCCAATATCAATCGTTATTATGATCCGGCTTTTGAGCGTCTGCTCATCCGCGAGGTGCGCAATAACCCCTATGATATTATTCAGTTTGAAGGATTATTTGTAGCGCCTTATCTGGAAGAAGTGCGCAAGCATACCAAAGCCAAACTGGTTTACCGGGCGCATAACATTGAGCACCAGGTTTGGCAGCGTCTGGCTCATCAAAAGAGCGATCCGCTGAAGAAGTTATTTTTAAAGCTGATTGCCGGTCGTGTAAAGCGCTACGAGTTGCAGCACATGAATAGCTTTGATGCTATGTCGGTATTTACCGAGCAGGACCGGCTAACCATGATTCAATATGGTGCAACGGGTAAAATTGAAGTGATACCGGTGAGTATCAATATGTCAAAATATCGCCCCAATTTGCATCAAACTGAATTTCCCAGCTTGTTTTTTCTCGGCTCTTTGAACTGGATGCCTAACCGTGAAGGTATTGAGTGGTTTTTGCAAAGCTTTCACCAGGATTTTGTGGATGGTAACCTGCGCTGCCGTTTCTATGTTGCCGGTAACGATATCCCCGAACAGTTTGACGAATACGAGGCCCTGGGCAAAATATTTATACAAGGCGAGGTAGATGACGCACTGGAGTTTGTAAACAGCAAGTCAATCATGATTGTGCCGTTGCTTTCTGGTGGTGGTATGCGTGTGAAAATTGTGGAAGGGATGGCTATGCAAAAATGCATTATCTCAACCACCCTCGGCGCCGAGGGCATTGCCTACACCAAGGGGCAGGATATTCTGATTGCCGATACCCGTGAGGAGTTTCTGCGTGCCATTAACCGCTGCGTTAGCGACGAGGAATACTGCACGCGCATTGGCCGTAATGCTCGTAAACTGGTAGAACAACAATATGATATTACTGCCATTAACAAGCACCTGGTTAAGTTTTATAACGACGTGCTGTCAGTGTAG
- a CDS encoding ribonuclease HII, translating into MLLARFQHELIEAGCDEAGRGCLAGPVFAAAVILPADFDHHLLNDSKQLKEDDRYELRAVVEEQAVAWAVASVDNVEIDQINILNASFLAMHRALDMLHTRPEFLIIDGNRFNKYQAVPHQCIIEGDGKYFSIAAASILAKTYRDDFMKQIAAEHPEYDWHSNKGYPTIKHRKMVMELGYTPYHRRSFRVSDPQLTIF; encoded by the coding sequence ATGTTATTAGCCAGGTTTCAGCATGAATTGATAGAGGCGGGTTGCGATGAAGCGGGGCGCGGATGCCTGGCTGGTCCTGTTTTTGCAGCGGCCGTTATTTTGCCGGCAGATTTTGATCACCATTTATTGAACGACTCCAAGCAGCTAAAGGAGGATGACCGTTATGAGCTGCGCGCAGTTGTAGAGGAGCAGGCCGTAGCCTGGGCCGTGGCCTCGGTTGATAATGTGGAGATAGATCAGATCAATATTCTCAATGCTTCGTTTCTGGCTATGCACCGTGCGTTAGACATGCTGCACACACGCCCTGAGTTTCTGATTATTGACGGCAACCGGTTCAATAAATATCAAGCCGTTCCGCACCAATGTATTATAGAGGGCGACGGTAAATATTTCAGCATCGCGGCGGCATCAATATTGGCCAAAACCTACCGCGATGACTTTATGAAGCAGATTGCAGCCGAGCATCCTGAGTACGACTGGCACAGCAACAAGGGCTACCCTACCATTAAACACCGTAAAATGGTGATGGAGTTGGGTTATACACCGTATCACCGTCGTTCATTTCGCGTTTCTGATCCTCAGCTGACTATTTTTTAG
- the aat gene encoding leucyl/phenylalanyl-tRNA--protein transferase produces the protein MIFALDKRLIFPNPELAEDDGLLAVGGDLSIGRLLLAYQNGIFPWYSDETPILWYSPHERFVLFPAELKISKSMQQVLRSGKFRISFDEDFEGVIGNCSAIGRKDQDGTWITADMRAAYLNLHRAGHAHSVEVWQGDELVGGLYGVQVNQVFCGESMFSKASNASKAALIWLCTHKDFRLIDCQVHTEHLKSMGARMISREEYCGHLDF, from the coding sequence ATGATATTTGCCCTTGACAAGCGCCTGATATTCCCCAACCCCGAGCTGGCCGAAGACGACGGCCTGTTGGCCGTGGGTGGAGATCTGTCTATCGGGCGCTTGTTACTGGCTTATCAAAACGGGATCTTTCCATGGTATAGTGATGAAACGCCCATCTTGTGGTACTCGCCGCATGAGCGTTTTGTGCTTTTCCCGGCCGAACTGAAAATTTCTAAAAGTATGCAGCAGGTGCTGCGCTCGGGCAAATTCCGCATTAGTTTTGATGAGGATTTTGAAGGGGTGATTGGCAATTGTTCTGCTATTGGTCGTAAAGACCAGGACGGTACCTGGATTACCGCTGATATGCGCGCGGCCTACCTTAACCTGCATCGTGCCGGTCACGCGCACTCGGTAGAGGTTTGGCAAGGTGATGAATTGGTGGGCGGTTTGTACGGCGTACAGGTAAACCAGGTGTTTTGCGGCGAGAGCATGTTCAGTAAGGCAAGTAATGCTTCTAAAGCGGCCCTCATTTGGCTGTGTACTCATAAAGATTTTAGGTTGATTGACTGCCAGGTGCATACCGAACATCTGAAATCAATGGGTGCACGGATGATTAGCCGGGAGGAGTATTGCGGGCATTTAGATTTTTAA
- a CDS encoding SIMPL domain-containing protein, producing MKKLSFIIALLLLNTVVFAQSVDLRRKIEVTGIAEKEVTPDIINVSISLKEYMDGKNKVSISQLESQLEKAIAEAGIPKADFTINNLSSYNYVIQKKKNPDFLASKQYNIRFHDLNKYNEILSKVDPKGIQSTNIAGYDYSKMPELKKELNVLALTAARDKATYMLTALNEKLGSVINITLNDMSGGDVVVQARVFKAANVSAGYMDGSSADDSDLSIRPMKFTMQVNAVFEIGK from the coding sequence ATGAAAAAGTTAAGCTTTATTATAGCCCTGCTATTATTGAATACTGTAGTATTTGCGCAAAGTGTAGACCTGCGCCGCAAAATTGAAGTGACGGGTATTGCCGAAAAAGAAGTGACCCCCGATATCATCAATGTATCCATCTCGCTCAAAGAGTATATGGATGGCAAGAACAAGGTGAGCATCAGTCAGCTGGAAAGCCAGTTGGAAAAAGCCATTGCCGAGGCGGGCATCCCGAAGGCTGATTTTACCATTAACAATCTGTCATCATACAACTACGTGATCCAGAAAAAAAAGAACCCAGATTTTCTGGCCAGTAAACAGTATAACATTCGCTTTCATGATCTGAATAAGTATAACGAGATCTTGAGCAAGGTTGACCCAAAAGGTATCCAATCAACCAATATTGCCGGTTACGATTATTCAAAAATGCCGGAGCTGAAGAAAGAGTTAAATGTACTGGCCCTTACAGCCGCACGCGATAAAGCTACTTATATGCTGACCGCCCTGAATGAGAAATTAGGCAGCGTAATCAACATTACTTTAAATGATATGAGTGGCGGTGATGTTGTTGTGCAAGCGCGTGTTTTCAAAGCTGCTAATGTATCTGCCGGATATATGGACGGATCTTCTGCAGACGATTCTGATCTTAGTATCAGACCTATGAAATTCACCATGCAGGTGAACGCCGTTTTTGAAATTGGGAAATAA
- the ruvC gene encoding crossover junction endodeoxyribonuclease RuvC: MQSAVPVKERIILGIDPGTAVMGYGLVKETGNKLELISLGVVKMANLDDHNLKLQRIFEKTVALIDNYHPDCLAIEAPFYGKNIQVMLKLGRAQGVAIAAALSRSLSICEYAPRKIKQSITGNGNATKEQVAAMLQTLLKFKETPEFLDATDGLAVAVCHSFQKISTGRGGKVSYSGWEAFVKDNNTRVTSPLKIKKQ, encoded by the coding sequence ATGCAGTCAGCAGTCCCGGTTAAAGAGCGTATTATTTTAGGTATAGACCCAGGTACGGCCGTTATGGGTTACGGACTGGTAAAAGAAACCGGTAACAAGCTGGAGTTGATAAGCCTGGGTGTGGTAAAAATGGCCAATCTTGATGATCACAATCTGAAATTGCAACGCATCTTTGAGAAAACGGTAGCCCTGATTGATAATTACCACCCTGATTGCCTGGCTATTGAAGCGCCATTTTATGGCAAGAATATACAGGTGATGTTAAAATTGGGTAGGGCACAAGGGGTGGCTATAGCAGCGGCGCTATCGCGCAGTTTGTCTATTTGCGAGTATGCACCACGCAAGATCAAGCAATCCATCACCGGAAATGGTAATGCCACCAAAGAGCAAGTGGCCGCCATGCTGCAAACCTTGTTGAAATTTAAAGAAACACCTGAGTTTCTGGATGCAACGGATGGATTGGCCGTTGCCGTTTGCCATAGCTTCCAAAAAATTAGCACCGGGCGTGGCGGTAAAGTTAGTTACTCTGGCTGGGAGGCTTTTGTGAAGGATAATAACACACGCGTAACATCACCCTTAAAAATAAAGAAACAGTAA
- the cydB gene encoding cytochrome d ubiquinol oxidase subunit II encodes MTFLGIDYQTWWFLLIGAVFTGYIILDGFDLGAGALHLFFVKEQSRRIVLNAIGPVWDGNEVWIVIGGGALFAGFPVVYATMLSAFYVPFMLFLLGIIFRAISIEFRSKEPMFWWRRMWDICYTCSSALIAFLLGLILGNVIEGINVGPDHVFHGSFLDFFNMYAILMGITTLALLMMHGAIYLVMKTEDRLYAKLTILVRDTTIFFVIMILLTSFYTLLYEPHMAKVIRSFPELFVIPVMMVLAIANITRQITKRKYIYAFVSSAVTISLLMILVAIELYPNMLLSSQSPANHLTIYNSSSSEKTLGIMLTFAAIGVPLVVGYTTFVFMTFKGKVKLDEMSY; translated from the coding sequence ATGACATTTTTAGGCATAGATTATCAAACATGGTGGTTCCTGCTGATAGGCGCCGTATTTACCGGCTACATTATTCTTGATGGTTTTGATTTGGGTGCCGGGGCGCTGCACTTGTTCTTTGTGAAAGAGCAAAGCCGCAGGATTGTGCTCAACGCTATCGGGCCGGTGTGGGATGGTAACGAGGTGTGGATTGTTATTGGCGGTGGCGCGCTGTTTGCCGGCTTCCCGGTGGTGTATGCCACTATGCTGTCTGCCTTTTACGTTCCCTTTATGTTGTTTTTGCTGGGGATTATATTTAGGGCCATCTCCATTGAGTTTCGCAGTAAAGAGCCCATGTTCTGGTGGCGACGCATGTGGGATATCTGCTATACCTGCTCCAGCGCGTTGATTGCGTTTTTGTTAGGTTTGATTTTGGGCAACGTAATTGAAGGCATCAATGTTGGTCCCGATCATGTGTTTCACGGTAGTTTCCTGGACTTTTTTAACATGTATGCCATCCTGATGGGCATTACCACGCTGGCCCTGCTGATGATGCACGGCGCCATTTATTTGGTAATGAAAACCGAAGACCGACTTTACGCCAAACTCACCATCCTGGTGCGCGATACTACCATCTTCTTTGTCATCATGATTTTGCTTACCTCATTCTACACGCTGCTTTACGAGCCGCATATGGCCAAGGTAATCCGTAGTTTCCCAGAGTTGTTTGTTATCCCTGTAATGATGGTGCTGGCCATTGCCAACATTACCCGCCAAATAACCAAACGCAAGTATATCTATGCCTTCGTATCATCGGCAGTAACTATTAGCCTGCTGATGATCCTGGTTGCGATTGAGCTTTATCCAAACATGCTGTTAAGCAGCCAATCGCCGGCTAACCATTTAACTATCTACAACTCTTCATCGTCAGAAAAAACGTTGGGCATTATGCTCACGTTTGCCGCCATTGGCGTGCCGCTGGTGGTTGGCTACACTACCTTTGTGTTTATGACTTTTAAAGGCAAGGTGAAGCTGGATGAGATGAGTTATTAG
- the rsmI gene encoding 16S rRNA (cytidine(1402)-2'-O)-methyltransferase: MNQPGKLYLVPTPIGNLEDMTFRAVRILKEADLILAEDTRTSAPMLKHFGVTARVFAHHQHNEHQSSNEIIRFLNEGKQIALISDAGTPAISDPGFYLVREALKHDIAVECLPGPTAFVPALVNSGFPTDKFCFEGFLPLKKGRQTRYKQLAEEDRTIILYESPHRLLKTLEEMATYFGADRLISVSRELTKMFEETVRGTVAEVKTHFETHPVKGEFVICVMGNTSPKSSPKERTSKYRDDED; the protein is encoded by the coding sequence ATGAACCAACCCGGCAAACTCTACTTAGTACCCACCCCCATTGGCAACCTGGAAGACATGACCTTTCGGGCTGTGCGGATATTGAAAGAAGCCGACCTGATACTGGCCGAGGATACCCGCACCTCTGCCCCCATGCTTAAACACTTTGGCGTTACCGCCCGTGTTTTTGCACACCATCAGCATAATGAGCACCAGAGCAGTAACGAGATTATCCGTTTTTTAAACGAAGGTAAACAGATTGCGCTGATCTCTGACGCTGGCACACCCGCCATCTCCGATCCTGGTTTTTACCTGGTGCGCGAGGCCTTGAAGCATGACATTGCAGTGGAATGCCTGCCCGGCCCGACTGCTTTTGTCCCTGCGCTGGTTAACTCCGGTTTCCCTACAGATAAGTTTTGTTTTGAAGGATTTTTGCCGCTGAAAAAAGGCAGGCAAACCCGTTATAAGCAACTGGCTGAAGAAGACCGCACTATTATATTATATGAGTCGCCACACCGCCTGCTGAAAACGCTGGAAGAAATGGCTACTTATTTTGGCGCCGACAGGTTGATCTCCGTATCGCGCGAGCTAACTAAAATGTTCGAAGAAACGGTGCGCGGCACGGTTGCCGAGGTGAAAACTCATTTTGAAACGCATCCCGTAAAAGGGGAGTTTGTGATTTGCGTGATGGGGAATACCTCTCCTAAATCCTCTCCGAAGGAGAGGACTTCCAAGTATAGGGATGATGAGGATTGA